A single region of the Leptothrix cholodnii SP-6 genome encodes:
- a CDS encoding DsbA family protein, with amino-acid sequence MNQTRLAVAALLIAAFAFIVGTLYYKSETLQQSTTAVQDNRQALVRPHAPVFGNAQAKVTIVEFFDPACETCRAFYPIVKDIIRSGFGEVNLVLRYAPLHQGSDIAIQILEAARQQDLYWPVLEKVLETQPIWADHAQPNPQRIWELLDGTGLDMARARAAMNDVAIRQALEQDVADMVTLKVTKTPSFFVNGTPLSRFGVEELRTLVSEELRRAKAQSPK; translated from the coding sequence ATGAATCAGACACGGCTGGCCGTCGCGGCCCTGCTCATCGCCGCATTCGCCTTCATCGTCGGCACGCTCTACTACAAGAGCGAAACCCTGCAGCAGTCCACGACGGCGGTGCAGGACAACCGACAGGCGCTGGTGCGGCCACACGCGCCGGTGTTCGGCAACGCCCAGGCCAAGGTGACGATCGTGGAGTTCTTCGATCCGGCCTGCGAAACCTGCCGGGCCTTCTACCCGATCGTCAAGGACATCATCCGGTCGGGCTTCGGCGAGGTGAACCTGGTGCTGCGCTACGCGCCGCTGCACCAGGGCTCCGACATCGCCATCCAGATCCTGGAAGCGGCCCGGCAGCAGGATCTCTACTGGCCCGTGCTCGAGAAGGTGCTCGAGACGCAGCCGATCTGGGCCGATCACGCCCAGCCGAATCCGCAGCGGATCTGGGAACTGCTCGACGGCACCGGCCTCGACATGGCCAGGGCCCGGGCGGCGATGAACGACGTGGCGATCAGGCAGGCCCTCGAGCAGGACGTGGCCGACATGGTCACGCTCAAGGTGACGAAGACGCCCAGCTTCTTCGTCAACGGCACGCCCTTGTCGCGCTTCGGCGTCGAGGAACTGCGCACGCTCGTCAGCGAAGAACTCAGGCGCGCCAAGGCACAGTCGCCGAAGTGA
- the ribA gene encoding GTP cyclohydrolase II: MKSEPATCLQARIERGASARLPTPHGEFTMTSYFDLTTRIEHLALHVGELAGEAVLVRVHSECLTGDIFGSLRCDCGPQLQMALARIAQVGRGLVIYMRGHEGRGIGIDQKLRAYTLQDQGLDTVEANLALGHPADSRRFEAAAAILHDFGVRSVCLMSNNPLKLLALQEHGIRIEQREPHEIEANPENASYLATKRDRLGHLLTPAAASPAD; this comes from the coding sequence ATGAAGTCCGAACCCGCCACCTGCCTACAGGCCCGCATCGAGCGCGGCGCCAGCGCCCGCCTGCCCACGCCGCACGGCGAGTTCACGATGACGTCGTACTTCGACCTCACCACGCGCATCGAGCACCTGGCGCTGCACGTCGGCGAACTCGCCGGCGAGGCGGTGCTGGTGCGGGTGCACTCGGAGTGCCTGACCGGCGACATCTTCGGCTCGCTGCGCTGCGACTGCGGCCCGCAGCTGCAGATGGCGCTGGCGCGCATCGCCCAGGTCGGGCGCGGGCTGGTGATCTACATGCGCGGGCACGAGGGGCGCGGCATCGGCATCGACCAGAAGCTGCGCGCCTACACGCTGCAGGACCAGGGGCTGGACACGGTGGAGGCCAACCTGGCGCTGGGCCACCCGGCCGACAGCCGGCGTTTCGAGGCGGCGGCGGCGATCCTGCACGACTTCGGGGTGCGTTCGGTCTGCCTGATGAGCAACAACCCGCTCAAGCTGCTGGCGCTGCAGGAGCACGGCATCCGCATCGAGCAGCGCGAGCCGCACGAGATCGAGGCCAACCCCGAGAACGCCAGCTACCTGGCCACCAAGCGCGACCGGCTCGGGCACCTGCTGACGCCCGCCGCGGCATCACCGGCGGATTGA
- a CDS encoding DUF1302 domain-containing protein, whose translation MSTHPSSAMRCNGPTPARPTLLTVAVAASLLSPAAWAFEIDTGNPDLTLRWDNTLRYNHAVRVEQRDSKIGNSALADEGDYRFDKGDAVAKRLDILSELDLVYARAHGLRISAAGWYDGAYDGRSRTNPNPPFTNIPSYVGQQYSSTTQRLYRGGTGEILDAFVFSQANLGEVPVRAKLGRHTVYWGESLLLGGNLHGVAYAQNPLDLQKAFATPGAEAKELFRPLNQLSMQAQVSDTLSLAAQYMLEWESFRYPEGGTYLGPVDFVFNGPDRQCAAACATATPIFATRGNAAEPKQRGEFGLSARWSPEWLDGTAGLYYRRFADKLPQTLITQGGASPRYNLIYADGIDLLGLSLAKSIAGVSVGAELSMRHNTPLNSQVLGPAIGLPEPGETRGPRGDTLHAVLNGLGTINKTPVFDAATWAAELVWSQYTQVRSGANLFNALGHTPCNGRDKWDGCVTRNYVGIGMGFTPTWYQVAPGIDLSMPLNYAVGLKGNAATVFGGNEGLGNYSVGLGADVHQKYRIDLKYIDYIGRYRDNGTAVTSTNGLTTYLKDRGFVSLTLKTSF comes from the coding sequence ATGAGCACCCACCCCTCCAGCGCGATGCGCTGCAACGGCCCCACGCCGGCCCGCCCCACCCTGCTGACCGTCGCGGTCGCGGCAAGCCTGCTGAGCCCCGCCGCCTGGGCCTTCGAGATCGACACCGGCAACCCCGATCTCACGCTGCGCTGGGACAACACGCTGCGCTACAACCATGCGGTGCGGGTCGAGCAGCGCGACAGCAAGATCGGCAACTCGGCGCTGGCCGACGAGGGCGACTACCGCTTCGACAAGGGCGACGCGGTGGCCAAGCGGCTCGACATCCTGTCCGAGCTCGACCTGGTCTACGCCCGCGCGCACGGCCTGCGCATCAGCGCCGCCGGCTGGTACGACGGCGCCTACGACGGCCGCAGCCGCACCAACCCGAACCCGCCGTTCACCAACATCCCGAGCTACGTCGGCCAGCAGTACAGCAGCACCACCCAGCGCCTGTACCGCGGCGGCACCGGCGAGATCCTCGACGCCTTCGTCTTCAGCCAGGCCAACCTGGGCGAGGTGCCGGTGCGCGCCAAGCTCGGCCGCCACACGGTCTACTGGGGCGAGTCGCTGCTGCTGGGCGGCAACCTGCACGGCGTGGCCTATGCGCAGAATCCGCTCGACCTGCAGAAGGCCTTTGCCACGCCGGGCGCCGAAGCCAAGGAGCTGTTCCGCCCGCTCAACCAGCTGTCGATGCAGGCCCAGGTGAGCGACACGCTGTCGCTGGCGGCGCAGTACATGCTCGAGTGGGAGTCGTTCCGCTACCCCGAGGGCGGCACCTACCTCGGCCCGGTCGACTTCGTCTTCAACGGCCCGGACCGCCAATGCGCCGCGGCCTGCGCCACGGCCACGCCGATCTTCGCCACCCGCGGCAACGCGGCCGAGCCGAAGCAGCGCGGCGAGTTCGGCCTGTCGGCGCGCTGGAGCCCCGAGTGGCTCGACGGCACCGCCGGCCTCTACTACCGCCGCTTTGCCGACAAGCTGCCGCAGACGCTGATCACCCAGGGCGGTGCCAGCCCGCGCTACAACCTGATCTACGCCGACGGCATCGACCTGCTCGGCCTGAGCCTGGCCAAGAGCATCGCCGGCGTGAGCGTCGGTGCCGAGCTGTCGATGCGCCACAACACGCCGCTGAACAGCCAGGTGCTGGGCCCCGCCATCGGCCTGCCCGAACCCGGTGAAACCAGGGGCCCCCGCGGCGACACGCTGCACGCGGTGCTCAACGGCCTGGGCACCATCAACAAGACGCCGGTCTTCGACGCCGCCACCTGGGCCGCCGAACTGGTGTGGTCGCAATACACCCAGGTGCGCAGCGGCGCCAACCTGTTCAACGCGCTGGGCCACACGCCCTGCAACGGCCGCGACAAGTGGGACGGCTGCGTCACCCGCAACTACGTCGGCATCGGCATGGGCTTCACGCCGACCTGGTATCAGGTCGCACCGGGCATCGATCTGTCGATGCCGCTGAACTACGCGGTCGGCTTGAAGGGCAACGCCGCCACCGTCTTCGGCGGCAACGAGGGGCTGGGCAACTACAGCGTCGGCCTGGGCGCGGACGTGCACCAGAAATACCGCATCGACCTCAAGTACATCGACTACATCGGCCGCTACCGCGACAACGGCACCGCGGTGACCAGCACCAACGGCCTGACCACCTACCTGAAGGACCGCGGCTTCGTGAGCCTGACGCTCAAGACCAGCTTCTGA
- a CDS encoding DUF1329 domain-containing protein, whose translation MTIRHTTVAAAIGLLTSLAAHAAISADEARALGTTLTAIGAEKGANKDGSIPAYSGGLSSAPAGFKAGDGIRPNPFAADKPRLVIDARNLAQHAEQLTEGSKALLQKYPSYRIDVYPTQRSVAFPKFVADNTAKNAVRAKTLNDGRSIEGAHAGFPFPIPKTGNEAMWNHLVRFNGQAYESKYRNLNVDASGRVNLATEGLSTQEYPFWDNAKTSADTFWRIKLTYTGPARRAGEALMLIDPLDIGTKERRAWSYLPGQRRTKVAPDLSHDTPNPGTAGATTFDDTFIFNGSMDRYDFKLVGKKEMLVPYNAYAAVYGARQDDLLKPNHLNPDLVRWELHRVWVVEAKLKDGKRHVYSKRTFYLDEDSWVALASDEYDARGQLWRAGFAYMAPSYDLPAPYTDMFGHYDLIARVYSLTGFIAETGGLKHTKALAEREWTADALAGAGIR comes from the coding sequence ATGACCATCCGCCACACCACCGTCGCCGCCGCCATCGGCCTGCTCACGAGCCTGGCCGCCCACGCCGCCATCAGCGCCGACGAGGCCCGCGCACTCGGCACCACGCTCACCGCCATCGGCGCCGAGAAGGGCGCCAACAAGGACGGCAGCATCCCCGCCTACAGCGGCGGCCTGAGCAGCGCGCCGGCCGGCTTCAAGGCCGGCGACGGCATCCGCCCGAACCCGTTTGCCGCCGACAAGCCGCGCCTGGTGATCGACGCCAGGAACCTGGCGCAGCACGCCGAGCAGCTGACCGAAGGCAGCAAGGCGCTGCTCCAGAAGTACCCGAGCTACCGCATCGACGTCTACCCGACGCAGCGCAGCGTGGCCTTCCCGAAGTTCGTGGCCGACAACACCGCCAAGAACGCGGTGCGCGCCAAGACGCTCAACGACGGCCGCTCGATCGAAGGCGCGCACGCCGGCTTCCCGTTCCCGATCCCCAAGACCGGCAACGAGGCGATGTGGAACCACCTGGTGCGTTTCAACGGCCAGGCCTACGAGTCCAAGTACCGCAACCTCAACGTCGACGCCAGCGGCCGCGTCAATCTGGCCACCGAAGGCCTGAGCACGCAGGAATACCCGTTCTGGGACAACGCCAAGACCAGCGCCGACACCTTCTGGCGCATCAAGCTGACCTACACCGGCCCGGCACGGCGCGCCGGCGAAGCGCTGATGCTGATCGACCCGCTCGACATCGGCACCAAGGAGCGCCGCGCCTGGAGCTACCTGCCCGGCCAGCGCCGCACCAAGGTCGCGCCCGACCTGTCGCACGACACGCCGAATCCGGGCACGGCGGGCGCCACCACCTTCGACGACACCTTCATCTTCAACGGCTCGATGGACCGCTACGACTTCAAGCTGGTCGGCAAGAAGGAGATGCTGGTGCCCTACAACGCCTACGCCGCGGTCTACGGCGCCAGGCAGGACGATCTGCTCAAACCCAATCACCTGAACCCCGACCTGGTGCGCTGGGAGCTGCACCGGGTGTGGGTGGTCGAGGCCAAGCTGAAAGACGGCAAGCGCCACGTCTACAGCAAGCGCACCTTCTATCTGGATGAAGACAGCTGGGTCGCACTGGCCAGCGACGAATACGACGCCCGCGGCCAGCTCTGGCGCGCCGGCTTCGCCTACATGGCGCCCAGCTACGACCTGCCCGCGCCCTACACCGACATGTTCGGCCACTACGACCTGATCGCGCGGGTCTATTCGCTGACTGGCTTCATCGCCGAGACCGGCGGACTCAAGCACACCAAGGCCTTGGCCGAGCGCGAGTGGACCGCCGATGCCCTGGCCGGCGCCGGCATCCGCTGA
- a CDS encoding WD40/YVTN/BNR-like repeat-containing protein: MSSFHPHRVLLAIAAAGLLAGGVFAITAAAPAARDVLDSPAITSALASRGLLNGLAQAGERRIVAVGQRGHVLWSDDGGARWQQAQVPVSSDLVAVSFADARNGWAVGHDGVILHSNDGGASWSRQLDGRGLGALLSEAYGRADALPQLDAATRSTLLAEAERLSAQGAELPWLDVWFADAQNGYVVGAFGLILRTRDGGQHWEPLMHALDNPKALHLHALRGVGREFYIVGEQGLVLKLDRKNDGSTERFRRVELPYQGSLFGVIGNDRAVLVHGLRGSALRSTDGGASWQTVATGVQAGLTAATLAGDGRWLLASQAGHLLASTDDGASFSPVRLAGPLPAAALLSPAAGQIVIAGPRGVSAQPLP; the protein is encoded by the coding sequence ATGTCCAGCTTCCACCCCCATCGTGTTCTGCTGGCCATCGCCGCGGCCGGCCTGTTGGCGGGCGGCGTATTCGCCATCACCGCAGCGGCGCCGGCCGCGCGCGACGTGCTCGACAGCCCCGCCATCACCAGCGCGCTGGCCAGCCGCGGGCTGCTCAACGGCTTGGCGCAGGCCGGGGAGCGGCGCATCGTCGCGGTCGGCCAGCGTGGCCACGTGCTGTGGTCGGACGACGGCGGCGCGCGCTGGCAGCAGGCGCAGGTGCCGGTCAGCTCGGACCTGGTCGCGGTCAGCTTTGCCGATGCCCGCAACGGCTGGGCGGTCGGCCACGACGGCGTGATCCTGCACAGCAACGACGGCGGCGCCAGCTGGAGCCGCCAGCTCGACGGCCGCGGCCTCGGCGCGCTGTTGAGCGAGGCCTACGGCCGCGCCGACGCCTTGCCCCAGCTCGATGCGGCCACCCGCAGCACCCTGCTGGCCGAGGCCGAGCGCCTGAGCGCGCAAGGCGCCGAGCTGCCGTGGCTGGACGTGTGGTTTGCCGACGCGCAAAACGGCTACGTCGTCGGCGCCTTCGGCCTGATCCTGCGCACCCGCGACGGCGGCCAGCACTGGGAGCCGCTGATGCACGCGCTCGACAACCCGAAGGCGCTGCACCTGCACGCGCTGCGGGGTGTCGGCCGCGAGTTCTACATCGTCGGCGAGCAGGGGCTGGTGCTCAAGCTGGATCGGAAGAACGACGGGTCCACCGAGCGCTTCCGCCGCGTCGAGCTGCCGTATCAGGGCAGCCTGTTCGGCGTGATCGGCAACGATCGCGCGGTGCTGGTGCACGGCCTGCGTGGCAGCGCGCTGCGCAGCACCGACGGCGGCGCGAGCTGGCAGACCGTGGCCACCGGCGTGCAGGCCGGCCTGACCGCCGCCACGCTGGCCGGCGACGGCCGCTGGCTGCTCGCCAGCCAGGCCGGCCACCTGCTGGCCAGCACCGACGACGGCGCCAGCTTCAGCCCCGTGCGCCTGGCCGGCCCGCTGCCCGCCGCCGCGCTGCTGAGCCCGGCCGCCGGCCAGATCGTCATCGCCGGCCCACGCGGCGTGAGCGCCCAGCCGCTGCCCTGA
- a CDS encoding efflux RND transporter permease subunit: protein MHAPHDSSAPLPGSDTFDPQSGSRLERLVFNHRRAVMILCALLTLLFGALAASRLTLNASFEKMIPRSHPHIQNYLAHREDLRGLGNALRIVVENPSGSIDAPAYLDALKKIHDEVFLTPGVDRAWVKSLWAPGVRWTEVTEEGFRGGPVMPDNYDGSPAAIEQLRGNIARANLVGNLVGKDMQSSMIVAPLLDRDPATGERIDYRQLAQAIEQIRARHEGPALRLHVIGFAQLVGDLIAGLLQVAIYFGLAAAIATAIIYGYTRCVRSTALVVACSLVAVVWQLGLVAALGFELDPYSILVPFLVFAIGVSHGAQKMNGIMQDIGQGAPKEVAARFTFRRLFLAGVTALVADAVGFGVLMLIDIAVIRDLALTASLGVAVLIATNLILLPVLLSYCGVSAAAAERSLKADKPGSVSHFVLAGLARFTERRWATVTIAVAALLSVGGYLVSTKLQIGDLDPGAPELRADSRYNRDNAYVTGHYALSSDTYAVIVKTEKEGCLKYDTLVEADRLAWTLQQVPGVQTTAALTQAVRQITAGSYEGNPKWLTIARNQDTLNYGAQQASVNNPDLFNTDCSVMPVIAYLADHRADTLDRVGAAAADFAAAHSTPERQFLLAAGPAGIEAATNSVVRKAWTQMLLWVYAAVTVLCFITFRSWRAVVVAVVPLVITSVLCEALMVALGIGVKVATLPVIALGVGIGVDYALYLLSVQLQQQRAGATLILAYAQALRFTGKVVALVGVTLAAGVATWALSPIKFQADMGVLLAFMFVWNMVGAVLLIPALSYFLLPEGVMARRRASATLTPVVSV, encoded by the coding sequence ATGCATGCACCCCACGACTCCAGCGCGCCCCTGCCCGGCAGCGACACCTTCGACCCGCAATCGGGTTCGCGCCTCGAACGGCTGGTGTTCAACCACCGGCGCGCCGTGATGATCCTGTGCGCGCTGCTGACGCTGCTGTTCGGCGCGCTGGCGGCGAGCCGGCTGACGCTCAACGCCAGCTTCGAGAAGATGATTCCGCGCAGCCACCCGCACATTCAGAACTACCTCGCGCACCGCGAGGATCTGCGCGGCCTGGGCAATGCGCTGCGCATCGTGGTCGAGAACCCGTCGGGCAGCATCGACGCGCCGGCTTACCTCGATGCGCTCAAGAAGATCCACGACGAGGTTTTCCTGACGCCCGGTGTCGACCGCGCCTGGGTCAAGTCGCTGTGGGCGCCGGGCGTGCGCTGGACCGAGGTCACCGAAGAAGGTTTCCGCGGCGGCCCGGTGATGCCCGACAACTACGACGGCTCGCCGGCCGCGATCGAGCAGCTGCGCGGCAACATCGCACGCGCCAACCTGGTCGGCAATCTGGTGGGCAAGGACATGCAGTCGAGCATGATCGTCGCGCCGCTGCTCGACCGCGACCCGGCCACCGGCGAGCGCATCGACTACCGCCAGCTCGCGCAGGCGATCGAGCAGATCCGCGCTCGCCACGAAGGCCCGGCGCTGCGCCTGCACGTGATCGGCTTCGCCCAGCTGGTGGGCGACCTGATCGCCGGCCTGCTGCAGGTGGCGATCTACTTCGGCCTGGCGGCGGCGATCGCCACCGCCATCATCTACGGCTACACCCGTTGCGTGCGCAGCACCGCGCTGGTGGTGGCGTGTTCGTTGGTGGCGGTGGTCTGGCAGCTCGGGCTGGTGGCGGCGCTCGGCTTCGAGCTCGACCCGTATTCGATCCTGGTGCCCTTCCTGGTGTTCGCCATCGGCGTGAGCCACGGCGCGCAGAAGATGAACGGCATCATGCAGGACATCGGCCAGGGCGCACCCAAGGAGGTGGCCGCGCGCTTCACGTTCCGGCGCCTGTTCCTGGCCGGCGTGACCGCGCTGGTGGCCGATGCGGTGGGTTTCGGCGTGCTGATGCTGATCGACATCGCCGTGATCCGCGACCTGGCACTCACCGCGAGCCTGGGCGTGGCGGTGCTGATCGCCACCAACCTGATCCTGCTGCCGGTGCTGCTGTCGTACTGCGGCGTCAGCGCCGCGGCGGCCGAGCGCAGCCTGAAGGCCGACAAGCCCGGCAGCGTCAGCCACTTCGTGCTCGCAGGGCTGGCGCGTTTCACCGAACGCCGCTGGGCGACGGTGACGATCGCCGTCGCCGCGCTGCTGAGCGTGGGCGGCTACCTCGTCAGCACGAAGCTGCAGATCGGCGACCTCGACCCCGGCGCGCCCGAGCTGCGTGCCGACTCGCGCTACAACCGCGACAACGCCTACGTCACCGGCCACTACGCGCTCTCCAGCGACACCTACGCGGTGATCGTCAAGACCGAAAAAGAAGGCTGCCTGAAGTACGACACCCTGGTCGAGGCCGACCGGCTGGCCTGGACGCTGCAGCAGGTTCCCGGCGTGCAGACCACCGCCGCGCTGACGCAGGCGGTGCGCCAGATCACCGCCGGCAGCTACGAGGGCAACCCGAAGTGGCTGACCATCGCGCGCAACCAGGACACGCTCAACTACGGCGCCCAGCAGGCCAGCGTCAACAACCCGGATCTGTTCAACACCGACTGCTCGGTGATGCCGGTGATCGCCTACCTGGCCGACCACCGCGCCGACACGCTCGATCGGGTCGGCGCCGCCGCCGCCGACTTTGCCGCCGCGCACAGCACGCCCGAGCGCCAGTTCCTGCTCGCCGCCGGCCCGGCCGGCATCGAGGCTGCCACCAACAGCGTCGTGCGCAAGGCCTGGACGCAGATGCTGCTGTGGGTCTACGCGGCGGTCACGGTGCTGTGTTTCATCACCTTCCGCAGCTGGCGCGCGGTGGTGGTGGCCGTTGTTCCGCTGGTCATCACCTCGGTGCTGTGCGAGGCGCTGATGGTGGCGCTGGGCATCGGCGTCAAGGTGGCGACGCTGCCGGTGATCGCGCTGGGCGTGGGCATCGGCGTCGACTACGCGCTGTATCTGCTGAGCGTGCAGCTGCAGCAGCAGCGCGCCGGTGCCACGCTGATCCTGGCCTACGCGCAGGCGCTGCGCTTCACCGGCAAGGTGGTCGCGCTGGTCGGCGTGACGCTGGCCGCCGGCGTGGCGACCTGGGCGCTGTCGCCGATCAAGTTCCAGGCCGACATGGGCGTGCTGCTGGCCTTCATGTTCGTCTGGAACATGGTCGGCGCGGTGCTGCTGATCCCGGCGCTGTCGTACTTTCTGCTGCCCGAAGGCGTGATGGCGCGCCGCCGCGCCAGCGCCACGCTCACCCCCGTTGTCAGCGTCTGA
- a CDS encoding Rieske (2Fe-2S) protein, whose protein sequence is MGTTMNDDGWVDALGAEELPEGGRRLLRLAGREIALFHVDAAYYALDDSCPHAGASLAGGRLEGKHIVCRAHGLRFELATGCMARVAGFGTPVHPVRVRDGRVEIRLPIERGATIPILSKETP, encoded by the coding sequence ATGGGCACGACGATGAACGACGACGGCTGGGTCGACGCCCTCGGCGCTGAAGAACTGCCCGAAGGCGGCCGCCGCCTGCTGCGCCTGGCCGGCCGCGAGATCGCGCTGTTCCATGTCGACGCCGCCTACTACGCGCTAGACGACAGCTGCCCGCACGCCGGCGCCTCGCTGGCCGGCGGCCGACTGGAGGGCAAACACATCGTCTGCCGCGCCCACGGCCTGCGCTTCGAACTCGCCACCGGCTGCATGGCCCGGGTGGCGGGTTTCGGCACGCCGGTGCACCCGGTGCGCGTGCGCGACGGGCGGGTCGAGATCCGGCTGCCGATCGAGCGCGGCGCCACCATCCCCATCCTTTCGAAGGAAACCCCATGA
- a CDS encoding methyl-accepting chemotaxis protein, translating into MSKATIISLAFTLPLLGVLSWQMKTQHEQALQARLDATRQHVEVAHGLIVWAQAQEASGQMPREQAQQMALRALAALRYDGNAYFWVNDMQPRVLMHPVTPALDGQDVGGMQDADGQFLFKAFVAEVRQHGKGFVFYQWPRPGQEKPVDKVSYVMGFEPWGWVVGSGAYTGDIRQAALQTAAWTAGIVAAALLLASYLFLCFYRVMDGGLRETRRHLRAMTAGDLTTSPSPWGRDEAAQLMFELRAMQESLRGMVLRVRRSSDDIVHSSSEIASGAMDLSARTEQTAANLEQSAASMEQIASTVKITAEHTQEAAGVARHNARSAADGGRVMTEVVQTMEGIRSSSTQIGDIIGTIDSIAFQTNILALNAAVEAARAGEQGRGFAVVASEVRTLAQRSANAAREIKTLIGRSVEQVEAGTAIVRNAGAAIDEIVASSQRVDHLLGEVAVGAREQSLGVGQIGEAVQELDRMTQQNAALVEETAAASAAMKDQAHALAEEVARFKMPAGLVLGAASETVAAADFDFDKAIEAHRQWKVKLRQAIASHDKLDADKICRDDQCPLGQWIHGPGGTQWGTRPTFVALLQKHAEFHQTAGGLARQINAGHYAQAEQLIGAGSPFAQVSTEVATILTRAKRGL; encoded by the coding sequence ATGTCCAAGGCCACCATCATCTCGCTGGCCTTCACGCTGCCTTTGCTGGGGGTCCTGTCCTGGCAGATGAAGACCCAGCACGAGCAGGCGCTGCAGGCGCGGCTGGACGCGACGCGCCAGCACGTGGAGGTGGCCCACGGCCTGATCGTCTGGGCCCAGGCGCAGGAGGCCAGCGGCCAGATGCCGCGCGAACAGGCCCAGCAGATGGCGCTGCGCGCCCTGGCGGCGCTGCGCTATGACGGCAACGCGTATTTCTGGGTCAACGACATGCAGCCGCGGGTGCTCATGCACCCCGTCACCCCGGCGCTCGACGGCCAGGATGTCGGCGGCATGCAGGATGCCGACGGCCAGTTCCTGTTCAAGGCCTTCGTGGCCGAGGTGCGCCAGCACGGCAAGGGTTTCGTGTTCTACCAGTGGCCCAGGCCCGGCCAGGAGAAACCGGTGGACAAGGTGTCCTACGTGATGGGTTTCGAGCCGTGGGGCTGGGTCGTCGGGTCGGGGGCGTACACGGGCGACATACGCCAGGCCGCGCTGCAGACGGCGGCCTGGACCGCGGGCATCGTGGCGGCCGCGCTGCTGCTCGCGTCGTACCTGTTCCTGTGTTTCTACCGCGTCATGGACGGCGGGCTGCGCGAGACCCGGCGCCACCTGCGCGCCATGACCGCCGGCGACCTGACGACATCGCCCTCGCCGTGGGGTCGCGACGAGGCTGCGCAACTGATGTTCGAACTGCGCGCCATGCAGGAATCGCTGCGCGGCATGGTGCTGCGGGTGCGCCGTTCGAGCGACGACATCGTGCACTCCAGCAGCGAGATCGCCAGCGGCGCGATGGATCTGTCGGCCCGCACCGAACAGACCGCCGCCAACCTCGAACAGTCGGCGGCATCGATGGAACAGATCGCATCGACGGTGAAGATCACCGCCGAGCACACCCAGGAGGCCGCGGGCGTGGCCCGCCACAACGCCCGCAGCGCCGCCGACGGGGGCCGCGTGATGACCGAGGTGGTGCAGACGATGGAAGGCATCCGCTCGTCGTCGACGCAGATCGGCGACATCATCGGCACCATCGACAGCATCGCCTTCCAGACCAACATCCTCGCCCTCAATGCCGCCGTCGAAGCAGCGCGCGCCGGCGAACAGGGGCGCGGTTTCGCGGTGGTCGCCAGCGAGGTCCGCACCCTGGCCCAGCGCAGCGCCAATGCGGCACGCGAGATCAAGACCCTGATCGGCCGCAGCGTCGAGCAGGTCGAGGCCGGCACGGCCATCGTGCGCAATGCCGGCGCGGCCATCGACGAGATCGTGGCCTCGTCGCAGCGTGTCGACCACCTGCTGGGCGAGGTGGCGGTCGGCGCCCGCGAGCAGAGCCTCGGGGTCGGCCAGATCGGCGAGGCCGTCCAGGAACTCGATCGCATGACCCAGCAGAACGCCGCGCTGGTGGAAGAAACGGCGGCCGCCTCCGCGGCCATGAAAGACCAGGCCCACGCGCTGGCCGAAGAGGTCGCACGCTTCAAGATGCCGGCGGGGCTGGTGCTCGGGGCGGCGAGCGAGACCGTCGCGGCGGCCGACTTCGATTTCGACAAGGCGATCGAGGCGCATCGGCAGTGGAAGGTCAAGCTGCGCCAGGCGATCGCCAGCCACGACAAGCTCGACGCCGACAAGATCTGCCGCGACGACCAGTGCCCGCTCGGCCAGTGGATCCACGGCCCGGGCGGCACGCAATGGGGAACCCGGCCGACCTTCGTGGCACTGCTCCAGAAACACGCCGAGTTCCACCAGACCGCCGGCGGCTTGGCCCGCCAGATCAACGCCGGCCACTACGCGCAGGCCGAGCAGCTGATCGGCGCGGGATCGCCATTTGCGCAGGTGTCGACCGAAGTGGCGACGATCCTCACGCGCGCCAAGCGCGGGCTGTAG